The Flexivirga oryzae genome has a segment encoding these proteins:
- a CDS encoding SDR family oxidoreductase, translated as MHHHAMYAESKAAIPAMVRNLAPELAEGNITINAIAPSATAIRVAAYAPNYIHPALVDVPFESLMHSMSAFGRLGQPHEIAVVVAFLVSPDTSFITGITMAAAGADAHRRCEQRERS; from the coding sequence GTGCATCACCACGCCATGTATGCCGAGAGTAAGGCGGCGATTCCAGCGATGGTCCGCAATCTCGCGCCCGAACTTGCCGAGGGGAACATCACCATCAACGCCATCGCGCCCAGCGCCACCGCTATCCGGGTGGCCGCGTACGCCCCGAATTACATCCACCCAGCGTTGGTCGACGTCCCGTTCGAGTCGCTCATGCATTCCATGAGTGCCTTTGGCCGGTTGGGCCAACCACACGAAATCGCCGTCGTCGTCGCGTTCCTCGTCTCGCCGGACACGTCGTTCATCACCGGCATCACCATGGCGGCGGCTGGAGCTGACGCGCATCGACGATGTGAGCAACGGGAAC
- a CDS encoding tyrosine-type recombinase/integrase has product MARQKRQFGAIEVLPSGRYRAKYRGPDRMRYAALHTFDTKLDAEAWLADERRAISADTWVPPSQRAARRREVETFGTYAEKWMRRRDLKPRTAQHYRSLLDRQILPTFADVSLKAITSERVRDWHADLDRDRPTLRAHAYSLLRTILGTAVTDEKIPANPCHIRGAGAAKRARRIKPASLAELETIAAHLPERYRPMLMLSAWCALRFGEVTELRRKDVDLKNGVIHVRRGVVRADGQVIVGTPKSDAGTRDVAIPPHLIPLLKAHRDSMPMRGQDALLFPAADGTSHMAPSTLYAVFYPARAAAGRPDLRWHDLRHTGAVLAAQTGATLAELMGRLGHSSPAAAMRYQHAAGERDAAIAAALSRIAEGPR; this is encoded by the coding sequence ATGGCCAGGCAGAAGCGGCAGTTCGGCGCGATCGAAGTGCTGCCGAGTGGCCGCTACCGGGCGAAGTACCGCGGTCCCGACCGGATGCGGTATGCCGCTCTGCACACCTTCGACACGAAGCTCGACGCTGAAGCGTGGCTGGCGGACGAACGCCGAGCGATCAGTGCTGACACCTGGGTGCCGCCGTCGCAGCGCGCCGCCCGCAGGCGTGAAGTTGAGACGTTCGGCACATACGCCGAGAAGTGGATGCGCCGGCGAGACCTCAAGCCACGCACCGCGCAACATTACCGATCGTTGCTCGACCGACAGATCCTTCCGACGTTCGCTGATGTGTCGTTGAAGGCGATCACGTCCGAGCGAGTCCGCGACTGGCACGCGGATCTCGACCGTGACCGTCCGACACTGCGCGCACACGCGTATTCGCTGCTGAGGACGATCCTGGGAACGGCGGTCACCGACGAGAAGATCCCCGCCAACCCCTGCCACATTCGCGGCGCCGGCGCTGCGAAACGTGCTCGGAGAATCAAGCCGGCAAGTCTTGCCGAACTCGAGACCATCGCGGCGCACCTGCCAGAGCGTTACCGCCCGATGCTGATGCTGTCGGCCTGGTGCGCGTTGCGCTTCGGTGAAGTCACCGAGCTACGGCGCAAGGACGTCGACCTCAAGAACGGCGTCATACATGTTCGACGCGGTGTCGTGCGTGCCGATGGTCAGGTCATCGTCGGCACACCCAAGAGTGACGCCGGGACCCGCGACGTGGCAATCCCTCCTCACCTGATCCCGCTACTGAAGGCGCATCGCGACAGCATGCCGATGCGCGGCCAAGACGCGCTGCTCTTCCCCGCGGCAGACGGCACGTCACACATGGCACCGAGCACGCTCTACGCGGTCTTCTACCCGGCGCGCGCGGCAGCCGGTCGGCCGGACCTTCGCTGGCACGACCTACGCCATACCGGCGCAGTTCTCGCCGCACAAACGGGTGCCACCCTCGCAGAGCTGATGGGCAGACTCGGCCACTCCTCCCCCGCGGCAGCGATGCGCTACCAGCACGCAGCCGGTGAACGAGACGCGGCGATCGCAGCCGCGCTCAGTCGAATCGCCGAGGGGCCACGATGA